One segment of Echeneis naucrates chromosome 15, fEcheNa1.1, whole genome shotgun sequence DNA contains the following:
- the LOC115055624 gene encoding uncharacterized protein LOC115055624 codes for MPAFGPPAFLLCVLLCVSVALQRSDLRLAYVTHNSFYYYTCSQDPQPCSVPSLTDCRCKDIPLFTLHYPQSHSSPVFRMRRLTVWFTSPLNTARLLNNSEVRHLTLIHCGPGGSSSPEAHFAVQHLERLTVVNLPQKPLQHCPDANAARNTNTDLGNSARLDANNYNKDIDTYLDQISDMREREFLGLSPSQIQDIFLGRELGAAYHEQARLGIIHSSVLQWGAIIKAYTVQTHIESDGMLPFPDLHLPKLPETSVIYVSFVY; via the coding sequence ATGCCAGCCTTCGGGCCTCctgcttttctcctctgtgtgctgctgtgtgtgtcagtggctCTGCAGCGCTCTGACCTGCGCCTGGCTTATGTGACCCACAACAGCTTTTACTACTACACTTGCAGCCAGGACCCTCAACCCTGCAGTGTCCCATCGCTCACAGACTGCAGATGCAAGGACATCCCGCTATTTACGCTGCATTACCCCCAGTCTCATTCGTCTCCAGTCTTCCGCATGAGGCGTTTAACCGTTTGGTTTACGTCACCACTAAACACTGCACGTCTGCTCAACAACTCTGAGGTGAGGCACCTCACTCTGATCCACTGCGGTCCTGGAGGATCTTCTTCCCCGGAGGCACATTTTGCAGTGCAGCATCTGGAGAGGCTGACGGTTGTCAACCTCCCGCAGAAACCACTTCAGCACTGTCCAGATGCAAATGCAGCCAGGAATACCAACACTGACCTAGGCAATAGCGCTCGCCTAGATGCCAATAATTACAACAAGGACATTGACACATACCTGGACCAGATCAGtgacatgagagagagagaattctTGGGTTTGTCCCCATCCCAGATCCAAGACATCTTCCTGGGCAGGGAGCTGGGAGCAGCATATCATGAACAGGCTCGGCTGGGCATCATCCACAGCTCCGTACTGCAGTGGGGAGCAATTATCAAAGCATacacagtccaaacacacatAGAGAGTGATGGCATGCTTCCATTTCCTGACCTCCACCTGCCAAAATTACCAGAGACATCTGTCATTTATGTCAGCTTTGTGTACTAA